One Gottschalkia purinilytica genomic window carries:
- the greA gene encoding transcription elongation factor GreA, which produces MLEKEIFLTSEGLKKIEEELDQLKTVRRKEVAERIKQALAFGDISENSEYDEAKNEQAQVEERIAKLENMLRNARIIDEEEISIEVVSIGSKVTVKDIEFDEELQYTIVGSAEADPYEGKISNESPVGSALIGRKVNEIVEVQVPDGVIKYEILSINR; this is translated from the coding sequence ATGTTAGAAAAAGAGATCTTTTTAACAAGTGAGGGTCTGAAGAAAATAGAGGAAGAGTTAGATCAATTAAAAACGGTAAGAAGGAAAGAGGTTGCTGAGAGAATAAAGCAAGCTTTAGCTTTTGGAGATATTAGCGAGAATTCAGAATATGACGAAGCAAAAAATGAGCAAGCACAGGTAGAGGAAAGAATCGCAAAGCTAGAAAATATGCTAAGAAATGCTAGAATTATAGATGAAGAAGAAATATCAATAGAAGTTGTAAGTATAGGTTCAAAAGTTACGGTTAAGGATATTGAGTTTGACGAAGAACTTCAATATACAATAGTAGGTTCAGCAGAAGCTGATCCATATGAAGGAAAAATATCTAATGAATCTCCAGTAGGAAGTGCTCTAATAGGAAGAAAAGTAAATGAGATTGTAGAAGTACAAGTTCCTGATGGAGTAATTAAATATGAGATTCTTTCCATAAACAGATAA